GTCACAGGCTTTGTTATTAACTTGTGATTATGTGATCCGAGTGTTGAAGGGAATCTGTTTATACTCGaggaaatattttacaaaataggCCATAATTCACTGCTGTGGCTTATATGAGCTCAATGGCTATGCTACAATAGCACTTGAGGCTAACAGATGGCCAACCTGTAGCCTTTTTTCTGGAGAtctagattgtgtgtgtgtgtgtgtgtgtgtgagtgtgcgcgCACCCATGTGCGTGCCTGTGACATAGAATTTATAGCTGCAAGTATGCATTAATTCACATGTCATTCCTTTGTTGAAAGAGGGATGGGAAAGGGGATTTTGCTCTACAACAAAAAAGGGAGACTGGGAAGAGAAAGTGAGATAGTGAGAGAATGGATTTTATGTTTACCTGCCAGTGGTGCTTTTTCTGTattgttgccatagcaacagcGGCTcgatgtatttgtgtgtgctgtgtgtgtgtgtgtgcgcgtgtgtgtgcatgcatgcgtgtgtgtgtgtgtgtgacaagggATGTAATTCTGCTTGTCATCAATGTAGCCTAGAGCTGACTCCCCAGCTGCTGGTTGCCATGAGACCAGACAGACACATCCTCTGCTTCAATGATAAATCTTTTCTCTTGACGTTTAAATCACTGAACAAATTAGGTACccctacattttgtttttctgacataTGTCAAGACACATGGCCACTGCTTTGCTCTGTATTactaataatgtaatgtaattaacaTGCCATTCAAATGACCAGGGTAATTACAGGCTTGGGGAAAGGTAATAGGTCGACTACGTCATTTAAAATGCACTAGAACATAGATAATGTGATCTACAGTGGTTTTCCACATGCATGCTAACAAGACAAAAGCACACAGACTAACTTGATGGTTATAGAAATAAGACCCTGAATATCAGAACTGCAGCTCTAACCAAAgagttctttctctctctctctctctctctctcgctctcgctctctctctctctctctctctctctcagagggGTCCTGAGATGACGGAAGTGGAGCCAGTGTTGGACTTTGCCTCCTCGGGGCGCTCGGGGAGGAGAAATGCCCTGCCTGATATCCTGGGCTCACCGGCAGGTGTAAACCCTGGCGACCTGCCTCTTAAGCTGGCTGAGCTGTCCCTCAAAGGTAACTTAGAAACCAAGTACCTCCGACcaggcaatctgattggtcaattaGACAATTAGAACATGCTCAAATCTGTGCAATAGCACTCCAACATTCcagaaataaatcaaaaactgtttttttaattcattgaaATGATAGGGACAATCGTAGGGACTCGTTTATTTACCTCCCCGGAGACCTGCCAAGATACCCTGAGAGACGGGACGAGCAACGANNNNNNNNNNAGTGCGAGCAGTGGGCGAAAGAGCGATTATCTGTTCAGAGCCGGTCTGTTTGTGAATCATCACATCAGGACTCTGGCATTAGTGTGGCTACCAGGCGTGCCAAAATGTGGGCTGAGTATTTTGGACTGCACGGGCTAGCAAGGAAATTAGTATGCTGCTAAATCATGTATTATGACACAATTTGTCTTGCATGTTCCAAACAATGAATGGCTTTGTAAACTCTTTGTACCCTTACAAGCCTATATCTGTGCACCCTCACAAACATTTGAAGGTATGTGTGTATGCCAGTAGCTAGTTACGATGTAAAGTAAGCTTGCACATGTGTGATTTATGAGACACATGTTTTGGTGCTATGCTACTTCTGGTGATTTTGAAACTGGAGCCAAGAAATGACAATGTAAGCACCTACTGACGACTAATCATAAAGTCACTGGTATTGATTGACAAAAGCTTTTTGATAGTCTAGTCCTTTTTTATGACTGCAACATAAttcttgttgtgtatttttgggTTTGTTTGCAGATGGCCCGGGAGGGGCCCAGTCACCCACGGCGGAGGGGCCTCCGGCACCGCCGGAGAGCTCTGAGGGGAAAGAGGGATCGTAGGGACTCGTTTATTTACCTCCCCGGAGACCTGCCAAGATACCCTGAGAGACGGGACGAGCAACGAGTTAGAGTGCGAGCAGTGGGCGAAAGAGCGATTATCTGTTCAGAGCCGGTCTGTTTGTGAAGCAGCTGAGCCACGGAGGGAGAGTGACCGAGCAACCCCCCCGAGGACTGGAGCCAGGCACTCAGCACTATCTGAAAAGAGTTAGACGTCTTATTAGTTAtaaaccagtgtgtgtgtgtgtgtatatgtgtataggTGAGGTATACACTCACCGCGAACACTACACTGAGAATAAGAAGGACCATGACAGATTGTATACTGTACACTACTATTTttgtatgatttatttaaaactaAAGATAAACAGGAACTCATAAGTCAAACtgtatttgcttttcttttataGTGATGTGTGTTACTTTACATTGACAACAGTAGGAGGGATTTTAAGGGCCTAAGAGCCCGTAGTGGCTCGAAGCTTTTACATCCAGCTGGATGCTAAGTGGCACGCGACATAAGAAaagtttgtgttgtcttctgctTTTACACTAAATGTGTATaatctactgtatgttttcaaaTCTAAGGCTGTTGTACACTATATCTTCaatgtaaatgtacagtttttatTCCCCACTGCAGACTGTTTTGATCCCAAACgatccctttttttttaggcGTCTATGTGATGGTGATAACGTAGAAGAACCGTCCATATCTTGAGACATTCCTTTAGTGTCCCACTGCCATAAATGTACACACTGCTTTATTATGACACTAAAAGTCAGAGATTTCCCTTTTGGTTTTTGCTCAAGGCTGCTTTAAAAGTCTCTTCACTTTCCAGAACCTCTGAAAATGTGCCTAGTGGCAGTTCACAACCCAGAACGTGTGTTGTGTTCTTTCTCTGTGAAGTACTGTTATCGACTATTTTGGGCTACTGATATTTCCTCGGTTTTAATAGGAAGTATCATAACACATCTTTATGGCTTCAGCAGTAAAATGCAAGATACAAAACACCTTTTGTAAGATTCTGCAAATCTGCATGTGCGGATCCTACACTTTGTCAGGAAATGCGTTCCGTTttgcgtaaaaaaaaaaaaaaaaaaaaaaaaaactttgtcagGGCTCCTCGCGCGTGTTTCATATGGCGACAGCAGCATATGGCCGCTGACTGGGCACGGGAGCGTGCGTCGAGCAACACCACCGCCACAATGTGTTCCGAGTGCCGGAAATGGCAGCACACTCGCCTTCTGCCTCTCCGCACGGAGAAAAGTCTGTTCACACTCATCAACACATACGCAGAGCTGTGAATAGGATGCAAGACGGAGAGCGAGAAACAGCGATGTTCCGCATTTTGTCGGCTATCCACTCACTGCTACTGTAAATATACTATATTGTAGTATAACCCTCGTGTGTCATACATGCTGCCTACATGATGACAGACTTTATTCCCAGACTGTACCCATAAAGAAATGGTGTTCTGTAATTGTCTCTATTTGAAGATGTTATGCCGGTGGCTGTATCTTTCTGTGGATGTGTTAACACATGTAACAGTTGGTGTGCAGCTGcccagcctcagctgtacttgaCTAATACTGGTCTACACAAGCTGtatgatcatcatcatcctttttttttggggggggggggttaaaaggTGTATTTTGTAGTGTCCTGATCTCTAAGTGGTGCATACATTTTACTTAGCTGGATTGGATCCCATGTGTTGATTCTATCTGGTGGTGAAACCTGCCATATTAAACCCACAAGCTTTATATATACAACTGGATCAAATCGTTTGATTTCTATGCAAGGCCCTCACTCCTGGTGTTGGATCTTTCATTTTGGCACACATACCATATATTTAATGTAATAaggaaatatttaaatgattgtgatatcatttcagtttttttagccACAGCAGGTCTCTGTGGAGGACAAGGTCAGTTGGATCAGTACACCACTTTGCTcgatggtgttttaagcccccaacatctccttccaggcagcgctgtcACCGCTGACTTCAAGGCACCTTACCCTAATCTTAATGGCTGTGATACACCAACCAGACGGCTGACCGTCGGCAAAAAAAGTGCCTTGAAACACACCGAAGTGAGGCTGGCTGTCGGCGGTAGTTGATTGGATGAACGCCTCACATGGGTCTGTTTTTTCCAGAAATACAAAGCCAGACTCATGGCGGCTTGTTCTCAAAACAATCTCATGTTTTACTAAAACAGTTCACAAatcgtgtttctgaaaacacagATATGCTTACGTCAGCTAACGTTCGCAACAAAACCAATTTTAATAATGCCAAATATGTTAGCTTTGTATATGTCTAATGTTAGCAAAAGAGAATATTAATAAATTATGCAAATATAACTTTTTCATTCATCCACACAACGTTAACTACACATTCAAACAACACCCCGCCCATTTAGGAGACAGGGGGTGTGTTCTGTTTCATGCTATACCATGTTTAGTTATAAAGAATTTTTGGTGCAACCTCActgagctgctagcatggctgaaGGCACGTTTTGTCTACATGGACCAGTAGCTAATTAATCCCcaaattataaaattattataGCAGCTCTCCTCATTATAAACTACTTTTGTTGTTGAGAGAATAAGCTCTGAATGCTAACTAGATTACCTAGTGGCAGGTGGAGCAGTCAGTGTGAGTTGGGTCCCAAGACTGCAAGTTCGAAATAAAAGACCTGGGGTTTTTAAGTTAGAAAGAAGtctctacagcgctgtggagaaaggtctggcccgtccacacatacattcctggataggagaaaaaaaacctctgggttgtttgcatatttttcaaaccaatcacaatcatcttgagca
Above is a window of Etheostoma spectabile isolate EspeVRDwgs_2016 chromosome 14, UIUC_Espe_1.0, whole genome shotgun sequence DNA encoding:
- the pkib gene encoding cAMP-dependent protein kinase inhibitor beta isoform X1 gives rise to the protein MGSTLYWRGPEMTEVEPVLDFASSGRSGRRNALPDILGSPAGVNPGDLPLKLAELSLKDGPGGAQSPTAEGPPAPPESSEGKEGS
- the pkib gene encoding cAMP-dependent protein kinase inhibitor beta isoform X2; amino-acid sequence: MTEVEPVLDFASSGRSGRRNALPDILGSPAGVNPGDLPLKLAELSLKDGPGGAQSPTAEGPPAPPESSEGKEGS